The Luteolibacter rhizosphaerae genome window below encodes:
- a CDS encoding RNA recognition motif domain-containing protein has product MSKMYVGNLPFSASEDELREAFGQFGPVSEVSLVMDRETGRPRGFAFVTMGTKEAMEAAIRGLDGKDFGGRNLTVNEARPREERPSFGGGGDRRGGGGGGYGGDRRGGGGGGGGYGERRGGGGGGRGGYSDDRRGGGGGGRW; this is encoded by the coding sequence ATGAGCAAGATGTACGTGGGGAACCTCCCCTTCTCCGCCAGCGAAGATGAGCTGCGCGAAGCCTTCGGCCAATTCGGCCCCGTGAGCGAAGTGAGCCTTGTGATGGATCGCGAAACCGGCCGCCCGCGCGGCTTTGCCTTCGTGACCATGGGCACCAAGGAAGCCATGGAAGCCGCAATCCGCGGTTTGGACGGCAAGGATTTCGGTGGCCGTAACCTGACCGTGAACGAAGCGCGCCCGCGCGAAGAGCGCCCCTCCTTCGGTGGCGGCGGTGATCGTCGTGGTGGTGGCGGCGGCGGCTACGGTGGTGATCGCCGTGGCGGCGGCGGTGGTGGTGGTGGCTACGGCGAGCGCCGTGGTGGCGGCGGCGGTGGCCGTGGCGGCTACAGCGATGACCGCCGTGGTGGCGGCGGCGGTGGCCGCTGGTAA